The sequence below is a genomic window from Clostridium putrefaciens.
TTAGGGGCAGATGACTTTATAACAAAGCCTTATAATACTCAAATACTTTTAGCTAGAATATCTTCTATAATAAGAAGAACCTATAGTGATTCTGATTCAGAGATATTGGAATACAAAGGACTTTTACACAACTTATCCATAAGTGAAGTGGAATATAATAATAATAAAATAGAACTTAGCAAAAATGAAAGTAAGATATTATATGTTTTAATAAAAAATAAGGAAAAGATAGTATCTAGGAATGAAATAATAGAAGCTTTATGGCAGTCAGATGAATTTGTTGATGATAATACATTAACAGTAAATATAAATAGATTAAGAAAAAAGCTACAAGAAATAGGCGTAATAGATTATTTAAAAACTAAGAGAGGTCAAGGGTATATATTAATATGGAATTAATGGATTTCATTAAAGAAAGAATATTATTTATAATTATAAGTTTATCTATACTAATATTTAGTTCAATATTACTAGCTGCTCTAGGGGTAGACTCTTATGCTATCTTTTTTATTTTTATACTTAATCTTATTGGAATATCCATATTTCATGTATATGACTATTTTAATAAAAGAAAGTATTACAATGAGGTAATTTCAAATTTAGACAGGTTAGATAAGAAATATTTGATTTCAGAGGTGATAGATCAGGGGAATTTTCTAGATAGCAAGATTTTGTATTACATAATTAAAGAGGCCACTAAAGCTATGAACGATGAAATTGCTTCTTTAAAGATAAATAATAATGAATATAGAGAGTATATAGAACTATGGGTTCACGAGGTAAAGACTCCAATATCTAGTTGTAAGCTACTTATAGAAAATAATAAATCAAATATTACAAAAAGCATAGATGAAGAAATAGATAAAGTTGAAAATTATATAGAACAAGCTCTCTTTTACACTAGAAGTAATGCTTTAGAAAAGGACTATATAATAAAAGAATTAAACTTAAAAAACTCTATTAATAAAGTTATAAAAAGAAACGCTAACACATTAATAGA
It includes:
- a CDS encoding response regulator transcription factor; translation: MDTKKIFIIEDEEKIRKELSTFLNRYGYETSYSLNFENIVEEVMKEKYHLILLDINLPYYDGYYICREIRRRSSVPIIVVTSRDSEVDELMSMNLGADDFITKPYNTQILLARISSIIRRTYSDSDSEILEYKGLLHNLSISEVEYNNNKIELSKNESKILYVLIKNKEKIVSRNEIIEALWQSDEFVDDNTLTVNINRLRKKLQEIGVIDYLKTKRGQGYILIWN
- a CDS encoding sensor histidine kinase, whose amino-acid sequence is MELMDFIKERILFIIISLSILIFSSILLAALGVDSYAIFFIFILNLIGISIFHVYDYFNKRKYYNEVISNLDRLDKKYLISEVIDQGNFLDSKILYYIIKEATKAMNDEIASLKINNNEYREYIELWVHEVKTPISSCKLLIENNKSNITKSIDEEIDKVENYIEQALFYTRSNALEKDYIIKELNLKNSINKVIKRNANTLIERKIKIEVKDLEEVVYSDSKWIEFIINQIISNSIKYMGKSEGAIKFYTNNIGENIILNIEDTATGMNEKDVIKAFEKGYTGEKGRKFGKSTGIGLYLCKKLAIKLGLGISLTSEINVGTKVSINFPINRMMIFEK